In the genome of Eschrichtius robustus isolate mEscRob2 chromosome 12, mEscRob2.pri, whole genome shotgun sequence, one region contains:
- the GP9 gene encoding platelet glycoprotein IX, which yields MSVWAALLLLWAATEASEDCPAACACRALDTMGLLVDCGGRGLAALPALPAHTRHLLLANNSLRSVPPGAFDHLPQLQSLDVAHNPWRCDCGVTYLRLWLEDRAPAELLRVRCAGPGPASGRALGQLSGSELGSCGWSLRASWADPGPWWDAALAVVAALGLALLAGLLCTVSVPRD from the coding sequence ATGTCCGTCTGGGCTGCCCTGCTCCTGCTCTGGGCGGCCACCGAGGCCTCCGAGGACTGCCCCGCCGCGTGCGCCTGCCGCGCCCTGGACACCATGGGGCTGCTGGTGGACTGCGGGGGCCGGGGACTCGCGGCGCTGCCCGCCCTCCCGGCCCACACGCGCCACCTCCTGCTGGCCAACAACAGCCTGCGCTCAGTGCCCCCGGGCGCCTTCGACCACCTGCCGCAGCTGCAGAGCCTCGACGTGGCGCACAACCCCTGGCGCTGCGACTGCGGCGTCACGTACCTGCGCCTCTGGCTGGAGGACCGCGCGCCCGCGGAGCTGCTGCGCGTGCGCTGcgccggccccggccccgcctcCGGCCGCGCGCTCGGCCAGCTCAGCGGCTCCGAGCTGGGCAGCTGCGGCTGGAGCCTGCGGGCGTCCTGGGCCGACCCGGGGCCCTGGTGGGACGCGGCGCTGGCCGTCGTGGCCGCGCTGGGCCTGGCTCTCCTGGCGGGCCTGCTGTGCACCGTCTCCGTGCCCCGGGACTGA